Below is a genomic region from Papio anubis isolate 15944 chromosome 14, Panubis1.0, whole genome shotgun sequence.
AATAATCTCTATCTTTCCACTAGCATGGAacaatttattcctttttcacaCAAAACGAAGTAGGTGATTGGAAAGATTAACTCTAATCTCCACATTTATATACAGAATGTTCTATTCATTAAGCCTAtctgaacagaataaaaaattcaGATGATTAATTCACTTACACTTAGAAATTAAGTCAATGTACTGTGAATACACATTGTGATCAGTTATAATATGATGCTTCTTAGTCTAGGGTTTCAATTAAATAACAGTAAAAACAATTGAGTCAATAAGACAGCTAATAACTGAAAAATCCAGAAATTCAAAGATTATATTGCCAACTAAAACACtgccatttacattttttttcctacttggtAGCAAATGCTAATGGAATTCAATCCTGATTACTTAAAGTCAGTTCACATCACACATTTAATCAGGGTAATAAGAACATAACATGCCTACTATAGCATTAGATTAAGACATAAAATTTTTTTGCTTGAACGTAATGACGGCATACCACATGGGACATTTGTCAACCGCTTCAGCACATTGTTTACAAGTGACTGGATGTCCACAAGGAATAAAAATGACAGGAATATTTCTATCCATACAGATTTTGCAAAGCTTCTCCTCTTGCAGGCACCTTAGCTGCTCTTCAGTACTAATCTCTTTCTGCAATGAAGTCTGACTTGATTCGTCTTGTGTACTATCTTTCTGAGCCTTCACTGGATCTGCAACCAGAAACTCAAGTGATTTATAGTTGCTCCCAGATGTCTGAATTTTTTCCTCCATTGTTTTCTTAATGCCCTTGAAACTGAACCCCATTCATATAGCTTCTCGTACCATAGGATTATGGAAGATGGTATCAATTTTTCTAGTTAGTGATGGTGTTTTTTCAACAGTTCTTACCAGACACTCCTCAAGTGAATAGGATAAATGaatattgtttatatattctcATGTCTTCTGTTCTAGCAGATATTTACACCCTGGATGCCATTTAGCATGTTGTTCCCAAGGGTCTTCGCTGGGCTTCCAATCAGTTACCCCCCTTCGACAGTGAAAGCACTTTACTTTATCACCTTCAACTAAAGCATAAAATCCAGCTCTTGCAAGCTGCTCCTTGTTCACTGAATATATCCACATCCCAAAAGTAATGATCCATACTTCATAATCTGCCacgtatggatggatggatggatggattgatttcttggaggatttgttgAATTCAGGAAATTCCACACCAGGACAGCTGGCCCAAACTACCCGCGACAATCTGCTTGCTACAAGGGGAGGGTCCTAGAGAGGGTGCGGCCCGAGCCCCAATCTGGAAATGCCAACCTGGCTCTGCAGCCGGGCCCCAGCCACTGGGGTCTCGCATCCCTCCATTAGCGCCATGCCAGCTTGGGGTGCTGCCAAGGTCCTGCCAAGATCCTGCCAAGGTCCTGCCACTTCCCCAAGCCAGAAGCGGGCAGCAAGAAATAACGAAGCCCTTGtaccacctcccaccccaccaaccctcaccccatcccacccccacctcGGCTGTAACCCAGAACCTGCTGGCAATTCTTAAGgcatttctaataattttaaagctagcttatttattaaagattttacttaagttacataaacttgaaaaagtatttgacttgtcttttcctttttcctgataAAGTATTTGATTCAAGTGCTTTTATTGtcttaagccaattaattagagctcctCTGTATATTTTCAGGAGTGAAAAATTGtgtacacaacacataaatacatagacataTTACGCATGCCAATAGAAGTACATCTTATAGATtcataaagacttttttttttctaccttagaGTTTTAAGTTCTTGATAACTTGGTTAACTGCTTTGGCAGTTGTCAGCTAAATAGCCCTAAATCTGCATATTAAAGTAAGGGAGGataccacccctcatattgtcttatgctcaatttctgcctccaaagacaGAAGTAGTAAAacctaaaaggcagaaatgaaatccacaggcagacagcccggcgccacaccctgggcctggtagttaaagaacGACCCCTGACGTaactggttctgttatctatagattacagacattgtataggaatgcactgtgaaaatccctatcttgctttgttctgatctaattaccagtgcatgcagcccccagtcatgtaccccctg
It encodes:
- the LOC100998457 gene encoding LOW QUALITY PROTEIN: baculoviral IAP repeat-containing protein 8 (The sequence of the model RefSeq protein was modified relative to this genomic sequence to represent the inferred CDS: substituted 2 bases at 2 genomic stop codons) — its product is MGGAIFPVSYQKYLWQDPPLVASRLSRVVWASCPGVEFPEFNKSSKKSIHPSIHPYVADYEVWIITFGMWIYSVNKEQLARAGFYALVEGDKVKCFHCRRGVTDWKPSEDPWEQHAKWHPGCKYLLEQKTXEYINNIHLSYSLEECLVRTVEKTPSLTRKIDTIFHNPMVREAIXMGFSFKGIKKTMEEKIQTSGSNYKSLEFLVADPVKAQKDSTQDESSQTSLQKEISTEEQLRCLQEEKLCKICMDRNIPVIFIPCGHPVTCKQCAEAVDKCPMWYAVITFKQKNFMS